The following proteins are co-located in the Macaca thibetana thibetana isolate TM-01 chromosome 6, ASM2454274v1, whole genome shotgun sequence genome:
- the PAIP2 gene encoding polyadenylate-binding protein-interacting protein 2 yields the protein MKDPSRSSTSPSIINEDVIINGHSHEDDNPFAEYMWMENEEEFNRQIEEELWEEEFIERCFQEMLEEEEEHEWFIPARDLPQTMDQIQDQFNDLVISDGSSLEDLVVKSNLNPNAKEFVPGVKY from the exons ATGAAAGATCCAAGTCGCAGCAGTACTAGCCCAAGCATCATCAATGAAGATGTGATTATTAACGGTCATTCTCATGAAGATGACAATCCATTTGCAGAGTACATGTGgatggaaaatgaagaagaattCAACAGACAA ATAGAAGAGGAGTTATGGGAAGAAGAATTTATTGAACGCTGTTTCCAAGAAATgctggaagaggaagaagagcatGAATGGTTTATTCCAGCTCGAGATCTCCCACAAACTATGGACCAAATCCAAGACCAGTTTAATGACCTTGTTATCAGTGATGGCTCTTCTCTGGAAGATCTTGTg GTCAAGAGCAATCTGAATCCAAATGCAAAGGAGTTTGTTCCTGGGGTGAAGTACTGA